The DNA segment CCTGAACCCCATTCAGGTGCGCTACCAAGCTGCGCTACGCCCCGCAAAGAGGCGAGAGATTACCCGAACGGACAGACCAAGGCAAACCTTCCTAACGTACATGCGGTCGATGTCACCAAGCGTCGACCATTTGGATGAAGGTTTAGGATAGATAGGCCCTCAGTGCCCAATCGGTCATCGCGACCCATAAGAACGCGAAGATGCTGACGTGCAACAGGCTTTTGCACGTATCGAGCGTAGTCGCCGCGCTTGGGTAATCCCCCCTCAAAGTAGTAGCGTTCAGAAGTGGAATTTTCCGATACTCACCGGTAAGGAGATTCCGCATGAAGAAATCGCGATACACGGACTGAATCGCCCCGGGTATCGCGGAGGCTGTTTGGTTTAAGTTAAGCAGCTACCGCTGTTTGACGGTTGAGTTGCTCGTAATAGTTTGCCTCAGCTTCTGCGGGAGGTATATGACCCAGTGGTCCCATCAATCTTTGATGGTTAAACCACGAGACCCATTCCAAGGTCGCCAGTTCCACAGATTCCCGCGTCTTCCAAGGCCCTCGACGATGGATAAGTTCGGCCTTATACAGTCCGTTGATGGTCTCGGCCAGGGCGTTGTCGTAGCTGTCGCCCTTGCTGCCAACCGACGGCGCGATGTCTGCCTCGGCAAGCCGCTCACTGTAGCGGATGGAGACATACTGCGAGCCCCGGACGCTGTGGTGGATCAGGGTATCCTCCGAGCTGGGCTGTCGGTCGTACAGCGCCTGCTCCAGGGCGTCGAGTACGAAGTCCGTGGTCATGCTGGTGCTGACACGCCAGCCCACAATGCGTCGGGCGAACACATCAACGACGAAGGCCACGTAGAGCCAGCCCTGCCAGGTTGAGACATACGTGAAGTCCGACACCCAGAGCTGGTTGGGGCGATCCGCCTGGAACTGACGATTGACCCTGTCCAGCGGGCAAGGTACCGATGTGTCAGGCGTCGTGGTGCGAACGATCTTGCCCCGACGTACGCCCTCCAGGCCCAGGCGACGCATGAGCCGCTCCACGGTACAGCGCGCTACGACAATGTCCTCGCGGTTCATCTGCTTCCAGACCTTCTCGGCACC comes from the Acidihalobacter yilgarnensis genome and includes:
- a CDS encoding IS3 family transposase (programmed frameshift), whose translation is MNKLNKFSPEVRERAVRMVQEHRGEYPSLWAAVESIAPKIGCSANTLHEWVKRVEIDAGSRAGTTTAEAQHIKELEREIKELRRANDILRTASAFFGPSGARPQAEVLNAYIDEHRDAYGVEPICRVLQVAPSAYRRHAARQRNPELRSARAKRDEWLMPHIERVWQANMQVYGAEKVWKQMNREDIVVARCTVERLMRRLGLEGVRRGKIVRTTTPDTSVPCPLDRVNRQFQADRPNQLWVSDFTYVSTWQGWLYVAFVVDVFARRIVGWRVSTSMTTDFVLDALEQALYDRQPSSEDTLIHHSVRGSQYVSIRYSERLAEADIAPSVGSKGDSYDNALAETINGLYKAELIHRRGPWKTRESVELATLEWVSWFNHQRLMGPLGHIPPAEAEANYYEQLNRQTAVAA